One segment of Brassica napus cultivar Da-Ae chromosome C3, Da-Ae, whole genome shotgun sequence DNA contains the following:
- the BNAC03G73700D gene encoding uncharacterized protein BNAC03G73700D, giving the protein MVITTKPQTLRMHHSQLLKSKSSSLWGTGTKSEGIETSQESTSGQSFSYRFQLEEDVKRLQLQLQEEVELHTFLESLLEKDPWELSSSSCSVPHPAQELISNIATLETAVTKLEQEMMSLNFQISQERNERRLAEYHLTHMASPPDSSSSLIYLDSESHQSAEDSPRQDQPVQNQESSSESSPTESTNEVLDSSNQYLEKKQMRKTNARKLPRGMPPKFMWDHPNLLSEEMVRCMKNIFMSLADPTATSKASSNESQLSPVSVSPRGHLSSSSSWWPSTERSMISSWVQSPQIDIQNNTDVLATGNVFDPYRVRGKLSWAEIGNYSLASEVSWMSVGKKQLEYASGALRKFRTLVEQLARVNPIHLSCNEKLAFWINLYNALIMHAYLAYGVPKSDLKLFSLMQKAAYTVGGHSYTAAAMEYVILKMKPPTHRPQIALLLAIHKLKVSEEQRKASIDTHEPLLAFALSCGMYSSPAVRIYTAKGVKEELLEAQRDFIQASVGLSSKGKLLVPKMIHCYAKSLVEDSNLGVWIAKYLPPNQAAFVEQCISQRRQSLLPSRNCGILPFDSRFRYLFLPDNNNNNSS; this is encoded by the exons ATGGTAATAACTACCAAACCCCAGACACTTAGGATGCATCACTCTCAGCTTTTGAAATCTAA ATCCAGTTCATTATGGGGCACAGGAACCAAGTCAGAG GGTATAGAAACTTCCCAAGAGTCTACAAGTGGACAATCTTTTTCATATAGATTCCAACTTGAAGAGGAT GTAAAAAGATTGCAACTTCAACTCCAAGAAGAAGTAGAGTTGCATACTTTTTTAGAGAGCCTCTTGGAGAAAGATCCTTGGGagctatcttcttcttcttgtagtGTTCCACATCCT GCTCAAGAACTTATTTCCAATATAGCCACGCTCGAGACTGCAGTCACGAAGCTCGAGCAAGAGATGATGTCACTGAATTTCCAAATTAGCCAAGAACGAAATGAGAGAAGACTAGCTGAATATCATTTAACACATATGGCTTCTCCACCA gattcttcttcttccttgatATATTTGGATTCTGAATCACATCAATCAGCAGAAGACAGTCCACGTCAAGACCAACCAGTCCAAAACCAAGAATCTTCTTCTGAGTCATCTCCCACAGAATCAACCAATGAGGTATTGGACTCAAGTAATCAATATCTTGAGAAGAAGCAAATGAGAAAGACAAATGCAAGGAAGCTACCTAGAGGAATGCCACCTAAGTTCATGTGGGATCACCCTAATCTATTATCTGAAGAAATGGTGAGATGCATGAAGAACATCTTCATGTCTCTCGCTGATCCGACAGCAACTTCAAAAGCATCATCAAACGAGAGCCAGCTCTCACCGGTGTCAGTATCACCACGTGGGCATCTATCAAGCTCATCATCCTGGTGGCCATCAACAGAACGGTCAATGATCTCTTCATGGGTGCAAAGCCCTCAAATAGATATCCAAAACAACACTGATGTCTTGGCCACAGGAAACGTCTTTGACCCTTATAGAGTTCGTGGGAAGCTGAGCTGGGCAGAGATTGGAAACTACAGTTTGGCGTCAGAGGTTTCTTGGATGTCTGTTGGGAAGAAACAGTTGGAATATGCTTCCGGGGCACTGAGGAAGTTTAG GACACTTGTGGAGCAACTGGCTAGAGTGAACCCAATTCATTTGAGCTGCAATGAGAAGCTAGCTTTCTGGATTAACCTTTACAACGCGTTGATCATGCAT GCTTATTTGGCTTATGGTGTCCCAAAAAGCGACTTGAAGCTCTTCTCCTTGATGCAAAAG GCTGCTTATACTGTTGGAGGGCACTCATACACTGCGGCGGCAATGGAGTATGTGATACTGAAGATGAAACCTCCTACTCACAGGCCACAAATT GCACTGCTTCTTGCTATTCACAAGCTGAAAGTATCAGAAGAACAACGCAAAGCAAGCATTGATACTCATGAACCTCTTCTTGCCTTTGCCTTAAGCTGTGGAATGTACTCTTCCCCTGCG GTGAGGATCTACACAGCCAAAGGAGTGAAGGAAGAGCTACTAGAAGCTCAAAGGGATTTCATACAAGCATCTGTTGGGCTGAGCAGCAAAGGGAAGCTCTTGGTACCTAAAATGATCCATTGTTACGCCAAGAGCTTGGTGGAGGATTCAAACTTGGGGGTGTGGATAGCGAAGTACCTTCCACCAAATCAAGCAGCTTTTGTGGAACAGTGCATCTCTCAGAGAAGACAAAGCCTTCTCCCCTCACGTAACTGTGGAATACTCCCATTTGATTCTCGTTTCAGATATCTGTTCCTCcccgacaacaacaacaacaactcctCTTAA